A part of Sulfurifustis variabilis genomic DNA contains:
- a CDS encoding glycosyltransferase family 2 protein, whose product MPRVDVLLPTCDRPLALAMTLSGLAAQRYRDYRLIVADQSEAPALAHPTIASLKRIVETLSAPVAWHRRDERRGIAEQRQFLLEAATAELVLYLDDDVLMEPWVLDALVTALARERCGFVGAFPSGLSFREDVRPDQQRVEFWDGPVRPETVEPGSPAWERRHLHRAANLYHATLKHAPAATRLYKVAWVASCVLYDRAKLLDVGGFAFWPRLPRWHSGEEVLAQNLLMRRYGGAAIMPSGTWHAEEPSTVLNAAGTVDGHALVLLDEMAARFTLLPEKAYG is encoded by the coding sequence ATGCCCCGCGTTGACGTGCTGCTGCCCACGTGCGATCGGCCGCTCGCGCTCGCCATGACGCTCTCGGGTCTCGCGGCCCAGCGGTACCGCGACTACCGTTTGATCGTCGCCGACCAGAGCGAAGCGCCCGCGCTGGCGCATCCGACGATCGCCTCGCTGAAACGCATCGTCGAGACCCTGAGCGCGCCGGTCGCGTGGCACCGTCGCGACGAACGCCGCGGCATCGCGGAGCAGCGGCAGTTCCTTCTCGAGGCGGCGACGGCCGAGCTCGTGCTGTACCTCGACGACGACGTGCTCATGGAGCCGTGGGTGCTCGACGCGCTGGTGACCGCCCTTGCGCGCGAGCGCTGCGGCTTCGTCGGCGCGTTCCCGTCGGGCCTGTCGTTCCGCGAGGACGTGCGCCCCGACCAGCAGCGCGTCGAGTTCTGGGACGGGCCGGTGCGTCCCGAGACGGTCGAGCCGGGCAGCCCGGCGTGGGAGCGCCGTCATCTGCACCGTGCCGCCAACCTCTACCACGCCACGCTGAAGCACGCTCCCGCCGCCACGCGGCTCTACAAGGTCGCCTGGGTGGCGTCGTGCGTGCTCTACGACCGCGCGAAGCTGCTCGACGTGGGCGGCTTCGCCTTCTGGCCCCGCCTGCCCCGCTGGCACTCGGGCGAGGAGGTGCTGGCGCAGAACCTGCTCATGCGCCGCTACGGCGGCGCCGCGATCATGCCCTCGGGGACGTGGCACGCCGAGGAACCGTCGACCGTGCTGAATGCGGCAGGCACCGTCGACGGTCATGCCCTGGTGCTGCTCGACGAAATGGCCGCGCGCTTCACCCTGCTTCCGGAGAAAGCCTATGGTTGA
- a CDS encoding glycosyltransferase family 2 protein has translation MSPNVDVLIPTCNRPAALAVTLTSLCAQAFRGFRVVISDQTVHGDSVRAGEVQATLRVLRAHGHTVETHRHLPPRGLAEHRHFLLDRVQAPFALFLDDDLILEPGVIGTLLQALTAEQCGFVGQAVIGLSHADDVRPHEQHVEFWEGRVRPEAVPPDSPAWRRHRLHNAANLYHVQRRLALPAGAWRTYRVAWIGGCVMYDTGKLRACGGFGFWRDLPVAHCGEDVLAQLRVMARYGGCGILPSGVYHQEVPTTVPDRRVDAPRALGIGWEERRHAPR, from the coding sequence GTGAGCCCGAACGTCGACGTCCTCATACCGACCTGCAATCGCCCGGCCGCGCTCGCCGTGACGCTGACGAGCCTGTGCGCGCAGGCGTTCCGCGGCTTCCGGGTGGTGATCTCGGACCAGACCGTTCACGGCGACTCCGTGCGCGCCGGCGAAGTCCAGGCGACCCTGCGCGTCCTGCGCGCCCACGGGCACACGGTGGAGACGCACCGGCACCTGCCGCCGCGCGGACTGGCCGAGCATCGTCATTTTCTCCTCGATCGCGTGCAGGCGCCCTTCGCGCTGTTCCTCGACGACGACCTGATCCTCGAACCCGGGGTGATCGGCACTCTGCTGCAGGCACTCACCGCCGAGCAGTGCGGATTCGTCGGCCAGGCGGTCATCGGCCTGAGTCACGCGGACGACGTGCGCCCGCACGAGCAGCATGTCGAGTTCTGGGAGGGCCGCGTCCGACCGGAGGCCGTACCGCCCGATTCCCCGGCGTGGCGGCGGCACCGGCTGCACAACGCCGCGAACCTCTATCACGTTCAGCGTCGGCTCGCGCTGCCGGCCGGCGCCTGGCGAACCTACCGCGTCGCATGGATCGGCGGGTGCGTGATGTACGACACCGGGAAGCTCCGTGCCTGCGGCGGCTTCGGTTTCTGGCGCGACCTGCCCGTCGCGCACTGCGGCGAAGACGTGCTCGCGCAGCTGCGCGTCATGGCGCGCTACGGCGGCTGCGGCATCCTGCCGTCGGGCGTGTATCACCAGGAGGTCCCGACGACGGTGCCGGACCGGCGGGTGGACGCGCCGCGGGCGCTCGGCATCGGATGGGAGGAGCGCCGGCATGCCCCGCGTTGA
- the rfaE2 gene encoding D-glycero-beta-D-manno-heptose 1-phosphate adenylyltransferase yields MPIDLAQIADALPERRVTVIGDALLDVYLQGRVERLCREAPVPLVQIDATQDLPGGAANAAANLAALGGRVTFVSVIGEDADGARLRRALRERGVDDTSLIVDRARRTPAKHRLVADGQMVARFDSGARRALAADIEHALLDRALAACAEADVVVLSDYGYGVFTATVLGALAGLGGRFTAPVVVDSRRLTRFAVVAPTVVKPSYTQALALLERTADAARGGRAERIAAQSERLLQRTGARIAAVTLDTDGAIILEHGRAPYRTYARPARAPRTTGGGDTYVAALALALASGAETPEAAEIASAAAAVVVGKDGTAVCSTAELRALFAGGEKRVPDARALAQRVEAERAAGRRIVFTNGCFDILHRGHVTLLNRAKGLGDVLIVGVNADASVARLKGRGRPINALEDRLKVLAALSYVDYVVAFDDDSPRELISAARPDIYVKGGDYTRDTLPEAALVESLGGAVCILPYVGDRSTSGIIERIRRVVGG; encoded by the coding sequence GTGCCCATCGATCTCGCGCAGATCGCCGATGCGCTTCCGGAGCGGCGCGTCACGGTGATCGGCGACGCGCTCCTCGATGTTTATCTCCAGGGTCGCGTCGAGCGCCTCTGTCGCGAGGCGCCCGTTCCGCTCGTCCAGATCGACGCCACGCAGGACCTGCCGGGCGGCGCCGCCAACGCCGCGGCGAATCTCGCGGCGCTCGGCGGTCGCGTGACGTTCGTCTCCGTGATCGGCGAGGACGCCGACGGCGCGCGGCTGCGCCGCGCGCTCCGGGAACGCGGCGTGGACGACACCTCGCTCATCGTCGACCGCGCACGTCGCACGCCCGCCAAGCACCGGCTCGTCGCGGACGGACAGATGGTCGCGCGCTTCGATTCCGGCGCGCGGCGCGCGCTTGCCGCGGACATCGAGCACGCGCTGCTCGATCGCGCGCTCGCCGCGTGCGCGGAGGCGGACGTCGTCGTTCTCTCGGATTACGGCTACGGCGTGTTCACGGCGACCGTGCTCGGTGCGCTCGCCGGACTCGGAGGCCGGTTCACGGCACCGGTCGTGGTCGACTCGCGCCGCCTCACGCGCTTCGCCGTCGTCGCGCCGACCGTCGTGAAGCCCAGTTACACCCAGGCCCTCGCGCTGCTCGAACGCACCGCCGACGCCGCGCGCGGCGGGCGCGCCGAGCGCATCGCGGCCCAGAGCGAGCGCCTGCTGCAACGCACCGGCGCGCGTATCGCGGCGGTCACGCTGGACACCGACGGCGCGATCATTCTCGAGCACGGCCGCGCGCCCTACCGCACGTACGCCCGCCCGGCGCGCGCGCCGCGCACCACCGGCGGCGGCGACACGTACGTCGCCGCGCTGGCGCTCGCCCTGGCGTCGGGCGCGGAGACGCCCGAGGCCGCGGAGATCGCATCGGCGGCGGCGGCGGTGGTCGTCGGCAAGGACGGCACGGCGGTGTGCAGCACCGCCGAGCTGCGCGCGCTGTTCGCGGGCGGCGAAAAGCGCGTGCCCGACGCGCGCGCGCTCGCGCAGCGGGTGGAGGCGGAGCGCGCCGCCGGGCGGCGCATCGTCTTCACCAACGGCTGCTTCGACATCCTCCATCGCGGGCACGTCACGCTGCTCAATCGCGCGAAGGGCCTGGGCGACGTGCTGATCGTCGGCGTGAACGCGGACGCGAGCGTCGCGCGGCTGAAGGGCCGCGGCCGCCCGATCAACGCGCTCGAGGATCGCCTCAAGGTGCTCGCCGCGCTCAGCTACGTGGACTACGTCGTCGCCTTCGACGACGATTCCCCGCGCGAGCTCATCTCGGCCGCGCGGCCCGACATCTACGTGAAGGGCGGCGACTACACGCGCGACACGCTCCCCGAGGCCGCGCTCGTCGAGAGTCTGGGCGGCGCCGTGTGCATTCTTCCCTACGTCGGCGACCGCTCCACGAGCGGAATCATCGAGCGCATCCGGCGGGTGGTGGGCGGATGA
- a CDS encoding glycosyltransferase → MVARIAMISEHASPLATLGGVDSGGQNVYVAQLANQLAARGYQVDVFTRRDQETLPDVVKFISRVRVVHVKAGPPVPIPKEQLLPYMPEFARQMSLYCRRQRMPYDVVHANFWTSGVVAMALKAELDLPFVITFHALGRVRRLHQGEADHFPDERPEIEERIIAAADCVIAECAQDRADLLNLYGADPARIRIVPCGFDSAELWPVEKCVARRVLGFAPGERIVASIGRLVPRKGIDVAIRALGRLWREHGVDARLVVVGGESELPCPTATPEIARLHRIAAEEGVDDRVTFTGSCRRQLLRYYYSAADVFVTTPWYEPFGITPVEAMACGTPVIGTSVGGIKTTIRHGRTGFLIPPHSADALAARLAELLGAPELRRALGDAGRERANRHFTWAQVADRVASLYAHVIAAGAEQRAGNANA, encoded by the coding sequence ATGGTCGCAAGGATTGCGATGATCAGTGAGCACGCGTCCCCGCTGGCCACGCTGGGTGGCGTGGACAGCGGCGGACAGAACGTCTATGTAGCGCAACTCGCGAATCAGCTTGCCGCGCGCGGTTACCAGGTCGACGTGTTCACGCGGCGCGACCAGGAGACGCTGCCGGACGTCGTGAAGTTCATCAGCCGCGTGCGCGTCGTGCACGTGAAGGCCGGCCCGCCGGTACCGATCCCCAAGGAGCAGCTGCTGCCGTACATGCCGGAGTTCGCCCGGCAGATGAGCCTCTATTGTCGGCGCCAGCGCATGCCCTACGACGTCGTGCACGCGAACTTCTGGACCTCCGGCGTCGTCGCGATGGCCCTGAAGGCGGAGCTGGACCTGCCGTTCGTGATCACGTTCCACGCGCTGGGTCGGGTGCGCCGCCTGCATCAGGGCGAGGCGGACCACTTTCCGGACGAGCGTCCGGAGATCGAGGAGCGGATCATCGCCGCGGCCGACTGCGTGATCGCGGAGTGCGCCCAGGATCGCGCAGACCTCCTGAACCTCTACGGGGCCGACCCCGCGCGGATCCGCATCGTGCCCTGCGGCTTCGACAGCGCGGAGCTTTGGCCCGTGGAGAAATGCGTCGCGCGGCGCGTGTTGGGGTTCGCGCCGGGCGAACGCATCGTCGCGAGCATCGGCCGCCTGGTGCCGCGCAAGGGAATCGATGTCGCCATCCGGGCGCTCGGCCGGCTCTGGCGGGAGCACGGCGTGGACGCGCGGCTCGTCGTGGTGGGCGGCGAGTCCGAGCTGCCGTGCCCGACGGCGACCCCGGAGATCGCGCGGCTGCATCGCATCGCGGCCGAGGAAGGCGTGGACGACCGGGTGACGTTCACCGGCTCCTGCCGTCGGCAGCTGCTGCGCTATTACTACAGCGCCGCGGACGTCTTCGTGACGACCCCGTGGTACGAGCCGTTCGGGATCACGCCCGTCGAGGCGATGGCCTGCGGCACGCCGGTCATCGGGACGAGCGTGGGCGGCATCAAGACCACGATACGCCACGGGCGCACCGGCTTCCTGATTCCGCCGCACAGCGCCGATGCGCTCGCCGCGCGCCTCGCGGAGCTCCTCGGCGCGCCCGAGCTGCGTCGGGCGCTCGGCGACGCGGGCCGCGAACGGGCCAACCGGCACTTCACGTGGGCGCAGGTCGCCGACCGCGTCGCCTCTCTCTACGCGCACGTCATCGCCGCCGGGGCGGAGCAGCGCGCCGGCAACGCCAACGCCTGA
- a CDS encoding SDR family oxidoreductase has product MPALRGKVALVTGGARGLGAEVCRVLARHGADVVCADVREDLAEGLVQEIRGAEGQASTIALDVRDPQAVADAVGRLVRSHDRVDIVVNNAAIDITVAADELAVDDWRRIIDTNLNGPYWLCRSVFPVMKRQGGGQIVNIASTAAKRAWPNATGYHASKWGLLGLSHALHAEGRAHGIKVTAVVSGGMRTPFLLDRFPDIDVNTLQDPRHVADTILFVLTRPPETVIPEIMVLPMTETSWP; this is encoded by the coding sequence ATGCCGGCTCTGCGCGGGAAGGTCGCGCTCGTGACGGGCGGGGCGCGCGGCCTCGGCGCGGAGGTCTGCCGGGTGCTCGCGCGCCACGGCGCCGATGTCGTGTGCGCGGACGTCCGCGAGGACCTCGCCGAGGGGCTCGTGCAGGAGATCCGCGGCGCGGAGGGGCAGGCGAGCACGATCGCGCTCGACGTGCGCGACCCGCAAGCCGTCGCGGACGCCGTCGGGCGCCTGGTTCGCAGCCACGACCGGGTGGACATCGTCGTCAACAACGCGGCGATCGACATCACGGTGGCCGCCGACGAGCTCGCGGTCGATGACTGGCGGCGCATCATCGACACGAATCTGAACGGGCCGTACTGGCTCTGCCGCAGCGTCTTCCCCGTGATGAAGCGGCAAGGAGGCGGGCAGATCGTCAACATCGCGTCGACGGCGGCGAAGCGCGCCTGGCCGAACGCGACCGGCTACCACGCGAGCAAGTGGGGCCTGCTCGGGTTGAGCCACGCGCTCCACGCCGAGGGACGCGCGCACGGCATCAAGGTGACGGCGGTGGTGAGCGGAGGGATGCGCACGCCGTTCCTGCTGGACCGGTTCCCCGACATCGACGTCAACACGCTGCAGGACCCGCGGCACGTGGCCGACACGATCCTGTTCGTGCTGACGCGCCCGCCCGAGACGGTGATTCCGGAGATCATGGTGCTGCCGATGACGGAGACGTCCTGGCCGTGA
- a CDS encoding D-glycero-alpha-D-manno-heptose-1,7-bisphosphate 7-phosphatase, with translation MTVKAIFLDKDGTLIENVPYNTDPSRVRLTPGAGPALVRLHTLGYALIVVSNQPGIAHGFFAPRALDAVYERLRILLAPYHVPLAGFYYCPHHPAGRVPRYATACGCRKPAPGLLLAAATIHGVHLERSWMIGDILDDVEAGQRAGCRTVLVDNGNETEWRQGPFRAPDATATDLRGAAERIARCAAWSERYYRREVRA, from the coding sequence GTGACGGTCAAGGCGATATTCCTCGACAAAGACGGCACGCTGATCGAGAACGTGCCGTACAACACGGATCCGTCCCGGGTCCGCCTGACTCCGGGTGCCGGCCCCGCGCTCGTGCGCCTGCACACGCTCGGCTACGCGCTCATCGTCGTCTCGAACCAGCCCGGCATCGCGCACGGGTTCTTCGCGCCGCGCGCGCTCGACGCGGTGTACGAACGACTGCGGATCCTGCTCGCGCCGTACCACGTTCCGCTCGCGGGGTTCTATTACTGCCCGCATCACCCCGCCGGGCGCGTGCCGCGCTACGCGACCGCCTGCGGCTGCCGCAAACCGGCGCCCGGCCTGCTGCTCGCGGCCGCGACGATCCACGGCGTCCATCTCGAGCGGTCATGGATGATCGGCGACATCCTCGACGACGTGGAGGCCGGGCAGCGCGCCGGCTGCCGCACCGTGCTCGTCGACAACGGCAACGAAACCGAGTGGCGCCAGGGACCGTTCCGCGCGCCGGACGCGACCGCGACGGACCTCCGGGGCGCCGCGGAGCGCATCGCGCGGTGTGCCGCCTGGAGCGAACGCTATTACCGGCGGGAGGTGCGCGCGTGA
- the waaF gene encoding lipopolysaccharide heptosyltransferase II: protein MSGPPRWETARNLLCVRLDALGDVLMTGPAIAALKRARPDRHVTVLTSPAGAAIAQYLPGIDALIVHRSPWVKATAPRARVGDDRVLLARLRTRDFDAAVIFTVYSQSALPAATYCYLAGIPLRLAHCRENPYGLLTDWAPETEPQQGVRHEVQRQLDLVARVGARIDDDRLRLNVPAESFAKAQVLVAGLRLGRNARWALVHPGASAPSRRYPPEGFARAADLLVREHGCHVVYTGSAAESALIAEIRAHMRSPSHSLAGRCDLGTLSALIALAPVLVVNNTGPAHIAAAVGTPVVDLYALTNPQHTPWRVESRVLYHDVPCKNCYKSVCPIGHHDCLRRVPPEAVARAAVELLEGTPQGERVRVAQGAR from the coding sequence GTGAGCGGACCACCCCGCTGGGAGACCGCGCGAAACCTGTTGTGCGTGCGGCTCGACGCGCTCGGCGATGTCCTCATGACGGGACCCGCCATCGCGGCGCTCAAACGCGCGCGGCCGGACCGGCACGTGACCGTGCTCACCTCGCCGGCGGGCGCCGCGATCGCGCAGTACCTGCCCGGGATCGACGCGCTGATCGTCCATCGCTCGCCCTGGGTCAAGGCGACGGCGCCGCGGGCGCGCGTCGGGGACGATCGCGTGCTGCTGGCGCGCCTGCGCACCCGGGACTTCGATGCGGCCGTGATCTTCACGGTGTACAGCCAGAGCGCGCTGCCGGCGGCGACGTACTGCTACCTCGCCGGCATTCCGCTGCGCCTCGCGCACTGCCGGGAGAATCCGTACGGGCTGCTGACGGACTGGGCGCCGGAGACGGAGCCGCAGCAGGGCGTGCGGCACGAAGTGCAGCGGCAGCTCGATCTCGTCGCCCGCGTCGGAGCGCGCATCGACGACGACCGGCTGCGCCTCAACGTTCCCGCCGAGAGCTTCGCCAAGGCGCAGGTGCTGGTCGCCGGCCTGCGGCTCGGCCGGAACGCACGCTGGGCGCTCGTGCACCCGGGCGCCAGCGCTCCCTCCCGGCGCTATCCACCGGAAGGGTTCGCGCGCGCGGCCGATCTGCTGGTCCGGGAGCACGGTTGTCACGTCGTCTACACGGGAAGCGCGGCGGAATCCGCGCTGATCGCCGAGATCCGGGCGCACATGCGCTCGCCCTCGCACTCGCTCGCCGGGCGGTGCGATCTCGGCACGCTGAGCGCGCTCATCGCGCTCGCGCCCGTGCTGGTCGTCAACAACACCGGGCCGGCGCACATCGCGGCCGCGGTCGGCACCCCGGTCGTCGATCTCTACGCGCTCACGAACCCGCAGCACACGCCGTGGCGCGTGGAGAGCCGGGTCCTGTATCACGACGTGCCGTGCAAGAACTGCTACAAAAGCGTCTGCCCGATCGGCCATCACGACTGCCTGCGGCGCGTTCCGCCGGAAGCCGTCGCCCGGGCGGCCGTGGAGCTCCTGGAGGGCACGCCGCAGGGCGAGCGCGTGCGGGTCGCGCAGGGAGCGCGCTAG
- a CDS encoding carbamoyltransferase, with product MYTLGINAAYHDSSACLVHDGVVVAAAEEERFTRIKHAKRPVPFSAWELPYHAIDFCLASAGVDIGALDHVAYAYDPQQLLRDGRSAVVALPLQPSAHPIPEGWDSPWEPLFVSYVVNAPRLLVDGVPHHLQRRFGKAGAARYRWHFVDHHLAHEASAFLPSPFDSAAVLTMDGRGERATTSYAVGQGTGLERLAQIDLPHSLGLLYEEVTRYLGFLHSSDEYKVMALASFGKPRYRELFREILESGPDGRYRINDVPLAERLGPARRRGEALEERHFDVACSLQKALEETVLGMARWLHEQTGERRLCLAGGVALNCVMNGRLLREGPYDDIWVQPAAGDAGTALGAALWIDARERNDGERRYTMDHALLGPSYDEREIEAVLRRAGVRYRRLPGLDDVAELLARDRIVAWFQGAMEFGPRALGGRSILASPMSPSMQARLNDIKDREDFRPVAPVVLEEEAPDWFAGCRRSPFMLFVYDVLPERRARIPAVAHVDGTARVQTVNREQHPVYYDLLRAFQARTGVPVLVNTSFNTRGEPIVCTPRDALECFASSPLDALVMGPFLLEKRELLNDVARFRRRTDVPAPVSA from the coding sequence ATGTACACCCTCGGCATCAACGCGGCCTACCACGATTCCTCGGCGTGCCTCGTGCACGACGGCGTCGTCGTCGCCGCGGCGGAGGAAGAGCGGTTCACGCGTATCAAGCACGCGAAACGTCCGGTGCCGTTCTCGGCCTGGGAGCTCCCGTACCACGCGATCGATTTCTGCCTCGCGAGCGCCGGCGTCGACATCGGCGCGCTCGATCACGTCGCCTACGCGTACGATCCGCAGCAGCTGCTGCGCGACGGCCGGTCGGCCGTGGTCGCGCTGCCGCTCCAGCCGAGCGCGCACCCGATCCCCGAAGGGTGGGATTCGCCGTGGGAGCCGCTGTTCGTCTCCTACGTCGTCAACGCCCCGCGCCTCCTGGTCGACGGCGTGCCCCACCATCTGCAACGCCGCTTCGGCAAGGCCGGGGCCGCGCGTTACCGCTGGCATTTCGTCGATCACCACCTCGCGCACGAGGCGAGTGCTTTCCTGCCGTCGCCCTTCGATAGCGCCGCCGTGCTGACGATGGACGGACGCGGCGAGCGCGCGACCACGAGCTACGCGGTCGGGCAGGGCACCGGGCTCGAGCGCCTCGCGCAGATCGACCTGCCGCATTCGCTCGGCCTCCTGTACGAGGAGGTGACGCGCTACCTCGGCTTTCTGCATTCGTCGGACGAGTACAAGGTCATGGCTCTCGCCTCGTTCGGCAAGCCGCGCTACCGCGAGCTGTTTCGCGAGATTCTCGAGAGCGGGCCGGACGGCCGCTACCGGATCAACGACGTCCCGCTCGCCGAGCGTCTCGGTCCCGCGCGGCGTCGCGGCGAGGCGCTGGAGGAGCGTCACTTCGACGTGGCCTGCTCCCTGCAGAAGGCCCTCGAGGAGACCGTGCTCGGCATGGCGCGCTGGCTGCACGAGCAGACCGGCGAGCGCCGGTTGTGCCTGGCCGGCGGCGTCGCGCTCAACTGCGTGATGAACGGGCGGCTGTTGCGGGAAGGGCCGTACGACGACATCTGGGTCCAGCCGGCGGCCGGCGACGCCGGCACCGCGCTCGGGGCGGCGCTCTGGATCGATGCGCGCGAGCGGAACGACGGCGAGCGCCGTTACACGATGGATCACGCGCTGCTCGGCCCGTCGTACGACGAACGCGAGATCGAGGCGGTGCTGCGTCGCGCCGGCGTCCGTTACCGGCGTCTGCCCGGCCTCGACGACGTGGCCGAGCTGCTCGCGCGCGACCGGATCGTCGCCTGGTTCCAGGGCGCGATGGAGTTCGGGCCGCGTGCGCTCGGCGGCCGATCGATCCTCGCCTCGCCGATGTCGCCGTCGATGCAGGCGCGCCTGAACGACATCAAGGACCGCGAGGATTTCCGCCCGGTGGCCCCGGTCGTCCTGGAGGAGGAGGCGCCGGACTGGTTCGCGGGCTGCCGGCGCTCGCCGTTCATGCTGTTCGTGTACGACGTGCTACCCGAACGGCGCGCGCGCATCCCGGCGGTCGCGCACGTCGACGGCACGGCGCGGGTGCAGACCGTCAACCGCGAGCAGCACCCCGTCTACTATGACCTGCTGCGCGCCTTCCAGGCCCGCACGGGCGTGCCGGTGCTGGTCAACACCTCGTTCAACACGCGCGGCGAGCCGATCGTGTGCACGCCGCGCGACGCGCTCGAGTGCTTCGCGAGCTCGCCGCTGGATGCCCTGGTCATGGGACCGTTTCTGCTCGAGAAACGGGAGCTGCTCAATGACGTTGCGCGTTTCCGTCGTCGTACCGACGTACCGGCGCCCGTTTCTGCTTGA
- a CDS encoding glycosyltransferase: MTLRVSVVVPTYRRPFLLDRCLRALVGQDLPRGEYEIVVVDDANDAKTREVVEDYGREGDIAPPIRYECVTGRHGPAIARNRGWRAARAPIVSFTDDDCVPQSDWLRHGLLALDGGAAAAWGRIRVPLPPEPTDYERDAARLADAGFVTANCFCRREALQAVGGLDERFTAAFREDSDLYFSLLERGLPVVHAPRAIVVHPLRPAGWGESLRQQRKILFDALLYKKHPALYRARIRRTPRWDYYGIVALLGLALGGAAAGATGVALGAGAGWAGMTAQLFATRLAGTRRSPAHVAEMALTSALIPPLAVYWRLVGAVRFRTAFF, translated from the coding sequence ATGACGTTGCGCGTTTCCGTCGTCGTACCGACGTACCGGCGCCCGTTTCTGCTTGACCGGTGCCTGCGGGCGCTCGTCGGGCAGGACCTGCCGCGGGGGGAATACGAGATCGTCGTGGTCGACGACGCCAATGACGCCAAGACGCGCGAGGTCGTCGAGGACTATGGACGCGAGGGCGACATCGCGCCGCCGATCCGCTACGAGTGCGTCACCGGCCGCCACGGTCCCGCGATCGCGCGCAACCGCGGCTGGCGCGCGGCGCGCGCCCCCATCGTGTCGTTCACGGACGACGACTGCGTTCCGCAATCCGACTGGCTTCGCCACGGCCTTCTGGCGCTCGACGGCGGCGCGGCGGCCGCGTGGGGACGGATCCGTGTCCCGCTGCCGCCCGAGCCGACCGATTACGAGCGCGATGCCGCGCGGCTCGCCGACGCCGGCTTCGTTACGGCGAACTGCTTCTGTCGGCGGGAGGCGCTGCAGGCCGTCGGCGGACTGGACGAGCGTTTCACGGCCGCGTTTCGCGAGGACAGCGATCTCTACTTTTCCCTGCTCGAGCGCGGGCTGCCGGTCGTGCACGCGCCGCGGGCGATCGTCGTGCATCCGCTGCGGCCGGCCGGGTGGGGAGAGAGCCTGCGGCAGCAACGCAAGATCCTGTTCGATGCGTTGCTCTACAAGAAACACCCGGCCCTGTACCGGGCGCGCATCCGGCGCACGCCGCGCTGGGATTACTACGGCATCGTCGCGCTCCTGGGCCTCGCGCTCGGCGGTGCGGCCGCCGGCGCGACGGGCGTGGCCCTTGGCGCGGGGGCCGGCTGGGCCGGCATGACGGCGCAGCTCTTCGCGACGCGTCTCGCCGGCACCCGGCGCTCGCCCGCGCACGTGGCCGAGATGGCGCTCACCTCGGCCTTGATCCCGCCGCTCGCCGTGTACTGGCGCCTCGTGGGCGCCGTCCGGTTTCGCACCGCGTTCTTTTGA
- a CDS encoding radical SAM protein has protein sequence MAPPIAFAQIEPVGQCNLRCRMCPIQFRRDGPPHGPLAFMPLATFRRLIDQLPDLRSLHLQGMGEPLMHPQFFEMVRYAAARGVRVSTNTNLTLLSERRARLCVESGLHELHVSIDGATAATYEAIRVRSRFARVLRHLEWLQRAREACKASAPEVRIVAVVMRRNLEELPGLVELAHRYGVRRVFVQHLCHDFAEESLPAEYRPMRHFVDDESLLGVPVERIDAWFGRARERALALGVDLRLPRARPRAEGPAPGARRCEWPWRGPYISYRGEAMPCCMVSTPDRINFGNMADQGIETVWRSAPYEAFRAGLDGDTPPEVCRSCSVYQGVF, from the coding sequence ATGGCGCCGCCCATCGCCTTCGCGCAGATCGAGCCCGTGGGACAGTGCAACCTGCGCTGCCGCATGTGTCCGATCCAGTTCCGCCGGGACGGCCCGCCCCACGGTCCGCTCGCGTTCATGCCGCTCGCCACCTTCCGGCGCCTGATCGACCAGCTCCCGGACCTTCGGTCCTTGCACCTGCAAGGCATGGGCGAGCCGCTGATGCATCCGCAGTTCTTCGAGATGGTGCGCTACGCGGCCGCCCGCGGCGTGCGCGTGTCCACGAACACCAACCTCACGCTCCTGTCCGAGCGGCGCGCGCGGCTGTGCGTGGAAAGCGGACTGCACGAGTTGCATGTCTCCATCGACGGAGCGACCGCGGCGACCTACGAGGCGATCCGGGTGCGGTCGCGCTTCGCGCGGGTGCTGCGCCACCTGGAGTGGCTGCAACGCGCGCGCGAGGCGTGCAAGGCCTCGGCGCCCGAAGTCCGGATCGTCGCCGTGGTCATGCGCCGCAACCTCGAGGAGCTGCCGGGGCTGGTGGAGCTGGCGCACCGGTACGGGGTGCGACGGGTCTTCGTCCAGCATTTGTGCCACGACTTCGCGGAGGAGAGCTTGCCCGCGGAGTACCGGCCGATGCGCCACTTCGTCGACGACGAGAGCCTGCTCGGCGTCCCGGTGGAGCGGATCGACGCGTGGTTCGGCCGCGCGCGCGAGCGCGCCCTGGCGCTCGGGGTGGACCTGCGGCTGCCGCGGGCGCGGCCGCGGGCGGAAGGGCCCGCCCCCGGGGCACGGCGCTGCGAGTGGCCCTGGCGCGGTCCTTATATAAGTTACCGCGGCGAGGCCATGCCGTGCTGCATGGTCTCCACGCCGGATCGCATCAACTTCGGGAACATGGCCGACCAGGGCATCGAGACCGTGTGGCGTTCCGCGCCCTACGAGGCCTTTCGCGCGGGCCTGGACGGGGACACGCCGCCCGAGGTGTGCCGCTCGTGCTCGGTTTACCAGGGAGTCTTTTGA